In the Gossypium arboreum isolate Shixiya-1 chromosome 10, ASM2569848v2, whole genome shotgun sequence genome, one interval contains:
- the LOC108487117 gene encoding probable fructokinase-4 yields the protein MAPNGVVSDKSLIVSFGEMLIDFVPTVSGVSLAEAPGFLKAPGGAPANVAIAVSRLGGKASFVGKLGDDEFGHMLADILKQNGVSGDGILFDQGARTALAFVTLRADGEREFMFYRNPSADMLLTPEELNLDLIRSAKVFHYGSISLIVEPCRSAHLKAMEVAKESGALLSYDPNLRLPLWPSADEARKQILSIWDKADIIKVSDVELEFLTGSNKIDDETAMKLWRPNLTLLLITLGEKGSMYYTKYFHGSVDAFHVNTVDTTGAGDSFVGALLCKIVEDPTILENESKLREVLKFANACGAITTTKKGAIPALPTEAEVLALINGA from the exons ATGGCACCTAACGGGGTCGTTTCCGACAAGAGTTTAATCGTGAGTTTCGGTGAGATGCTCATCGACTTCGTCCCCACCGTCTCCGGTGTTTCTTTAGCTGAAGCTCCAGGCTTCCTCAAAGCCCCCGGTGGAGCCCCAGCCAACGTGGCGATTGCCGTCTCAAGACTAGGCGGTAAAGCATCCTTCGTCGGAAAACTCGGCGACGATGAGTTCGGTCACATGCTTGCCGATATTCTCAAGCAAAACGGAGTCTCTGGTGACGGGATCTTATTTGACCAAGGTGCTAGGACCGCTCTTGCCTTCGTAACTCTACGCGCCGACGGAGAGCGTGAGTTCATGTTTTATAGGAATCCCAGTGCTGACATGCTGTTGACGCCGGAGGAATTGAATCTTGATCTTATAAGATCC GCCAAAGTATTCCACTACGGATCAATAAGTTTGATCGTAGAGCCATGCAGATCGGCTCACTTAAAGGCAATGGAAGTGGCCAAAGAATCAGGTGCTTTGTTGTCATATGATCCAAACCTTCGGCTGCCACTTTGGCCTTCAGCCGATGAGGCCAGGAAACAGATATTATCCATCTGGGATAAGGCCGATATTATCAAGGTCAGCGATGTTGAGCTAGAGTTCCTCACTGGTAGCAACAAAATCGACGATGAAACTGCTATGAAACTTTGGCGCCCCAACTTGACACTACTCTTGATCACCCTCGGTGAAAAGGGTAGCATGTATTATACCAAG TACTTCCATGGGTCAGTGGATGCATTCCATGTGAATACAGTGGATACAACTGGCGCGGGGGACTCTTTTGTTGGTGCTTTACTATGCAAGATCGTGGAAGACCCAACCATACTTGAG AATGAATCGAAATTGAGGGAGGTACTGAAATTCGCAAATGCATGTGGAGCCATAACCACAACCAAGAAGGGAGCAATCCCAGCCCTGCCAACCGAGGCTGAAGTCCTTGCCTTAATCAATGGAGCTTAG